From Deltaproteobacteria bacterium, one genomic window encodes:
- a CDS encoding DUF2752 domain-containing protein yields MFWSWCFVQNVFGIDCPGCKLGRSVSELLQGHIQQSIIFHPMGIVLVVAVLNFWWWHKLQLSNRSRQIVSHGVLAGFLIPWIIGFFIKGA; encoded by the coding sequence GTGTTTTGGAGTTGGTGTTTCGTTCAAAATGTTTTCGGAATCGATTGCCCCGGTTGTAAACTGGGGCGATCTGTTTCCGAACTGTTGCAAGGACATATTCAACAAAGTATTATTTTTCACCCGATGGGTATTGTGCTGGTTGTTGCGGTGCTTAATTTTTGGTGGTGGCATAAATTGCAACTTTCCAATAGGAGCCGCCAGATAGTTTCGCATGGTGTATTGGCCGGTTTTTTGATTCCATGGATTATCGGATTTTTTATCAAGGGTGCGTGA